One region of Bacillus zhangzhouensis genomic DNA includes:
- the map gene encoding type I methionyl aminopeptidase yields MIVKHDHELEALKKVGRIVALAREEMKSQAKPGMSTKELDLIGKKILKEHGANSAPEKEYDFPGTTCISVNDEVAHGIPSEKKILQEGDLVNIDISAELDGYYSDTGISFVLGTGDARLEALCKCAEDAFLEGLKHAKAGKRQNQIGRAVYNTAKEQGFTVIKNLTGHGIGKNLHEAPNHILNYYDPFDNALFKNGTVIAFEPFISTNAESIYQADDGWTFKTPDKSLVAQIEHTIVITKDEPIILTKL; encoded by the coding sequence GTGATTGTCAAACATGATCATGAGCTAGAAGCCTTAAAAAAAGTCGGCCGAATTGTCGCTTTGGCAAGAGAAGAAATGAAAAGCCAAGCAAAACCAGGCATGTCTACAAAAGAATTAGATTTGATTGGGAAAAAAATTTTAAAAGAGCATGGGGCCAATTCTGCACCTGAAAAGGAATACGACTTCCCTGGTACCACTTGTATCAGTGTGAACGATGAAGTTGCACATGGTATTCCTAGCGAAAAAAAAATTCTACAAGAGGGTGACCTCGTGAATATTGATATCTCAGCAGAGCTTGACGGATATTATTCCGATACAGGCATTTCATTCGTTTTAGGTACAGGTGATGCTCGTCTTGAAGCATTATGTAAGTGTGCGGAGGATGCGTTCCTTGAAGGATTAAAGCATGCAAAAGCCGGTAAAAGACAAAACCAAATTGGCCGTGCAGTCTACAATACAGCGAAAGAACAAGGATTTACTGTCATTAAAAACCTGACAGGACACGGCATCGGGAAGAATCTGCATGAAGCACCCAACCATATTTTGAACTACTATGATCCATTCGATAATGCTTTGTTTAAAAATGGCACAGTCATTGCCTTCGAACCTTTCATTTCAACAAATGCTGAATCGATTTATCAGGCTGATGATGGCTGGACATTTAAAACACCCGATAAAAGTCTAGTCGCACAGATTGAACATACCATTGT
- the nagE gene encoding N-acetylglucosamine-specific PTS transporter subunit IIBC — protein sequence MVFQFFQKLGKSFMLPIAVLPAAGIILAIGREDVFNIPFIHAAGNAIFANLALIFAMGVAIGISKDGNGAAALSGAISYFILSAGTTSINSTNNMGVLGGILCGLLAGYVYNKFKDTKLPEYLGFFSGRRLVPIMTALFTILLAAVFGYVWPPIQSVINDLGEWILSLGATGAGLFGFFNRLLIPLGLHHVLNNLFWFQFGEFSGATGDLARFFKGDPSAGVFMTGFFPVMMFGLPAACLAMVVTAKPEKRKATAGLMIGMALTSFITGITEPIEFSFMFLSPLLYGVHAILTGLSLFIVNTLGIHSGFAFSAGAIDYVLSFGIAQKPIMLLVVGIIYGVVYFVVFYFLIKLLKLKTPGREDDDMEDIAADDTVTAGGASMLVEGLGGKDNITTIDHCATRLRLTVEDTNLLNEGTLKKAGAKGVLTSGKTSVQIIIGTNVEFVADDLRKEVDRN from the coding sequence ATGGTGTTTCAGTTTTTTCAAAAACTAGGAAAATCATTTATGCTTCCAATCGCTGTACTTCCAGCAGCAGGGATTATTTTGGCCATTGGGCGGGAGGATGTATTCAATATCCCGTTTATTCATGCGGCAGGGAATGCCATTTTTGCGAACTTGGCTTTAATTTTTGCAATGGGTGTAGCGATTGGTATTTCAAAGGATGGGAATGGGGCAGCGGCATTATCAGGTGCGATCTCTTATTTTATTTTGTCAGCCGGTACAACATCGATTAACTCAACCAACAATATGGGGGTATTGGGCGGTATTTTATGCGGGCTTTTGGCAGGTTATGTTTACAATAAATTTAAGGATACGAAACTGCCGGAATACTTAGGCTTCTTTAGCGGAAGGCGGCTTGTGCCTATTATGACCGCACTTTTCACCATTCTATTAGCAGCCGTTTTCGGATATGTGTGGCCGCCGATTCAAAGTGTGATCAATGATTTAGGGGAATGGATCTTAAGTCTTGGTGCAACAGGTGCAGGGCTGTTTGGTTTCTTTAACCGATTGCTCATTCCATTAGGACTTCACCATGTCTTGAATAACTTATTTTGGTTTCAATTCGGCGAATTCAGCGGGGCAACAGGGGATTTAGCACGGTTCTTTAAAGGAGATCCGAGCGCGGGTGTCTTTATGACGGGATTCTTTCCAGTGATGATGTTTGGTCTGCCAGCGGCATGTCTAGCCATGGTTGTGACTGCAAAACCTGAGAAGCGAAAAGCAACAGCTGGTCTGATGATTGGGATGGCACTTACATCATTTATAACAGGGATCACTGAACCCATTGAATTTTCTTTTATGTTTTTATCTCCACTTTTATATGGTGTCCATGCTATTTTAACAGGGCTTTCCCTTTTTATTGTGAACACCCTCGGAATTCATAGCGGCTTTGCCTTCTCAGCAGGTGCGATTGATTACGTTTTAAGCTTTGGCATCGCGCAAAAACCGATCATGCTTCTTGTAGTAGGAATTATTTATGGCGTTGTGTACTTTGTCGTTTTCTATTTCCTCATTAAATTATTAAAGCTGAAAACACCAGGCAGGGAAGATGATGACATGGAAGATATCGCAGCGGATGATACGGTGACGGCAGGAGGAGCAAGTATGCTCGTAGAGGGACTTGGCGGCAAAGACAATATCACCACCATTGATCATTGTGCCACACGTCTTCGCTTAACAGTAGAGGACACTAATTTATTAAATGAAGGTACATTGAAAAAAGCAGGTGCCAAAGGGGTGCTGACTTCTGGAAAAACATCCGTACAAATTATTATTGGAACGAATGTAGAATTTGTCGCAGATGATCTCCGCAAGGAAGTCGACCGAAATTAA
- a CDS encoding DUF817 domain-containing protein, which produces MKTLFHFAYLQAISCLFPVMIFAALALSKTVSIPFLHRYDFILLLCLAAQILMLTLRLETWTELKVICLFHLIGICLEVYKVHMGSWSYPEEAYTKIFGVPLYSGFMYASVASYIYQAFSRLHIKVADWPHPFLSIGISVCIYLNFFTHHWLYDVRWWLTLLLVVVFRKTSVSFQIGPSCFRMPLVVSFLLIGFFIWIAENVTTFLGAWQYPNQEHAWSIVHLGKISSWFLLVVISIVLVIEQRKQKSVQPV; this is translated from the coding sequence ATGAAAACACTATTTCATTTTGCTTATTTACAGGCCATCTCATGTCTATTCCCCGTCATGATCTTTGCGGCGCTTGCCCTATCAAAGACGGTGTCTATTCCTTTTCTTCACCGGTATGATTTCATTTTGCTGCTTTGCCTCGCAGCTCAGATCTTGATGCTGACGCTGCGGCTGGAGACTTGGACGGAGCTAAAGGTCATTTGTCTATTTCATCTCATAGGAATCTGTTTAGAAGTGTATAAAGTACATATGGGTTCTTGGTCCTACCCAGAAGAAGCTTATACCAAAATATTTGGGGTTCCACTTTATAGCGGCTTTATGTATGCGAGTGTGGCTAGTTATATTTATCAGGCATTTTCACGACTTCATATAAAAGTGGCCGACTGGCCTCATCCATTTCTTTCAATTGGAATCAGTGTGTGCATTTATCTTAATTTCTTTACGCATCACTGGCTCTATGATGTCAGATGGTGGCTGACATTACTGCTTGTTGTTGTGTTTCGGAAAACGTCGGTTTCGTTTCAGATTGGTCCATCTTGCTTTCGAATGCCGCTTGTTGTTTCATTTCTCCTGATTGGCTTTTTCATTTGGATTGCCGAAAATGTCACCACCTTTTTAGGAGCATGGCAATATCCAAATCAGGAGCATGCTTGGTCCATTGTTCATCTAGGGAAAATTAGTTCATGGTTCTTACTCGTTGTCATCAGTATTGTGCTAGTGATCGAACAGCGTAAACAAAAAAGCGTTCAGCCCGTTTGA
- a CDS encoding DoxX family protein: MFTKFLQTNVWAAVILLAARLYIGWTWLTSGIGKLTGGFDASGYLQFAISEPVVKDGHLVYPFYVWFLENVALPNAGLFSVMVMWGEILVGLGLIVGLFTTTAAFFGSVMNVSFLLAGTVSVNPLLLLIAILIMAAKGNAGTFGLDYVAGPIFKRTMKRKPQLEVAS, translated from the coding sequence ATGTTTACAAAATTCTTACAAACGAATGTATGGGCAGCCGTTATCCTTTTGGCAGCAAGACTTTATATCGGATGGACTTGGCTGACATCTGGTATTGGAAAACTAACAGGTGGATTTGATGCATCAGGCTATTTGCAATTTGCGATATCTGAACCTGTCGTCAAAGATGGTCATCTTGTGTATCCGTTCTATGTATGGTTTTTAGAAAATGTCGCTTTGCCGAATGCCGGACTATTCAGTGTCATGGTTATGTGGGGAGAAATCTTAGTAGGTCTAGGATTAATTGTTGGATTGTTTACAACAACGGCAGCCTTTTTTGGAAGCGTGATGAATGTCTCTTTCTTACTAGCTGGTACTGTCTCTGTGAACCCGCTGCTTCTGCTCATTGCCATTCTCATCATGGCAGCGAAAGGGAATGCAGGCACATTTGGACTTGATTATGTCGCAGGTCCAATCTTCAAAAGAACAATGAAAAGAAAGCCGCAGTTAGAAGTGGCATCATAA
- a CDS encoding LTA synthase family protein, with protein MKTFIQKRGLGFFLIAATLLWLKTYSAYLIEFKLGISNVLQHILLFVNPISSSLFFLGFALLFKKKWQPAAIIVIHFFMSFLLYANIVYYRFFNDFITLPTIMQAGTNGGQLGDSAFSLMRWTDVFYFIDTIILIVLAVGMKRQQQTSTATVPVQKSKSFRLVLVSSVVIFVLNLVAAEIDRPELLSRSFDRNYLVKYLGAYNFTVFDAIQNLKSNSQRALANSNDVTDVENYLKANSADPNPAYYGKAKGMNVITISLESLQNFVIDYKVNGKEVTPFLNSLAHDNKTFYFDNFFHQTGQGKTSDAEFMMDTGLFPLSQGSVFINKAQNTYQALPGILKKDQYMSAEFHGNTKTFWNRNEMFKSFGYDRFYDSEYYDMNEQDTKNYGLKDKPFFKESMPILKKMKQPFYSKFITLSNHFPFGMDEGDTDFEPGNFGDSVVDNYFQSAHYLDEAIEQFFNDLKKSGLYDNTVIIMYGDHYGISENHNEAMEKVTGHKIGDYENAQLMRVPLFIHVPGVKGGQIHKYSGEVDVAPTLLHLLGDDTKNYLMSGSDILSKNFKELVPFRNGDFVSKDYTKVGNNYYSNKTGEKIEPTDKASQENETVKKMLETSDKIVTEDLLRFYKPKGFTPIDRNDYDYTKKVQDEKDSSSAKDESSSSSK; from the coding sequence ATGAAAACATTTATTCAAAAAAGAGGTCTCGGCTTCTTTCTGATTGCAGCCACCTTACTATGGCTCAAAACGTATTCAGCGTATTTAATCGAATTTAAACTTGGTATATCAAATGTGCTTCAGCACATTTTGCTTTTCGTGAATCCTATTAGCTCCAGCTTGTTCTTTCTTGGCTTCGCTTTATTGTTCAAGAAAAAATGGCAGCCTGCCGCTATCATTGTGATTCACTTTTTCATGTCTTTTTTACTATACGCAAACATCGTATACTATCGATTCTTCAATGACTTTATCACGCTGCCTACAATCATGCAGGCAGGAACGAATGGCGGACAATTAGGTGATAGTGCATTTTCACTCATGCGTTGGACTGATGTGTTTTACTTTATTGATACAATCATTTTGATCGTACTTGCAGTCGGCATGAAAAGGCAGCAGCAAACAAGTACAGCCACTGTACCTGTTCAAAAGTCAAAATCGTTTAGACTCGTCCTTGTGTCCTCTGTTGTGATCTTTGTTTTAAACTTAGTTGCTGCAGAGATTGATCGTCCTGAGCTTTTATCAAGATCGTTCGACCGCAATTATTTAGTTAAATATTTAGGTGCTTATAACTTTACTGTGTTTGATGCCATTCAAAATCTGAAATCAAACAGCCAGCGTGCTCTGGCAAATTCAAATGATGTGACAGATGTAGAAAACTATTTAAAAGCGAACAGCGCTGATCCTAACCCCGCATATTACGGGAAAGCAAAAGGCATGAACGTCATTACAATTTCTCTTGAATCTCTGCAAAACTTTGTCATTGATTATAAGGTGAACGGAAAAGAAGTAACGCCATTCCTTAATTCATTGGCACACGACAACAAAACGTTTTACTTTGACAACTTCTTCCATCAAACAGGACAGGGAAAAACGTCTGATGCTGAATTTATGATGGATACTGGATTATTCCCATTATCACAGGGCTCTGTTTTTATTAACAAAGCGCAAAACACATATCAAGCACTACCTGGTATTTTGAAGAAGGATCAATATATGTCAGCAGAATTCCATGGCAATACGAAAACTTTCTGGAACCGTAATGAAATGTTTAAATCCTTTGGATATGACAGATTTTACGATTCTGAGTACTACGATATGAACGAGCAAGATACGAAGAACTATGGACTGAAAGACAAACCGTTCTTCAAAGAATCGATGCCAATTCTTAAAAAAATGAAGCAGCCGTTTTATTCGAAATTCATTACCTTATCGAACCATTTCCCATTTGGAATGGACGAAGGTGATACTGATTTCGAACCTGGTAATTTTGGTGACTCTGTCGTCGATAACTACTTCCAATCGGCTCATTATTTAGATGAAGCGATTGAACAGTTCTTCAACGATTTAAAAAAATCAGGTCTCTATGACAACACAGTCATCATTATGTACGGAGATCATTACGGTATTTCTGAAAACCATAATGAAGCAATGGAAAAAGTGACAGGACACAAAATCGGAGATTATGAAAATGCACAGCTCATGCGTGTGCCGCTCTTTATCCATGTACCTGGCGTAAAAGGCGGACAGATTCATAAATACTCTGGTGAAGTCGATGTCGCACCAACCCTTCTGCACCTGCTCGGCGATGATACAAAGAACTATTTAATGTCTGGTTCTGATATCTTATCGAAGAATTTTAAAGAGCTTGTGCCATTTAGAAACGGTGACTTCGTGTCTAAGGACTACACGAAAGTAGGCAATAACTATTACAGCAACAAAACAGGCGAGAAAATCGAGCCAACTGACAAGGCATCACAAGAAAATGAAACGGTGAAAAAGATGCTTGAGACATCTGATAAGATTGTCACCGAAGATTTACTCCGTTTCTACAAGCCTAAAGGCTTTACGCCGATTGACCGCAACGATTATGACTATACAAAGAAAGTACAGGATGAAAAGGATTCCTCTTCCGCCAAAGATGAATCCAGCTCTTCTTCAAAATAA
- a CDS encoding pyridoxal-dependent decarboxylase: protein MTVRAENLVQNWFPSEDGNAAERKEFVKLMEQIISGVDDLKDPDRAHLKGEKNRGEDFYQKLTETSQIPMNGQQAERVNEELLKLLHNHPYHTKYFFTNILPMASTPGILGMLTAMLVNGNNLWDVYGPAGAEAEVRVVSMMSKLIGYDSNVSGGYTTWGGQGAIFSGLRLAIAKTAPESLRKGVPQNLYAFCSDAAHYSLFKSMEASGLGTNNLIRIKTNKDHSMDMEDLRCQMERVAQKGGIPVYIVATTGTTDAIAIDDVKGVRETAEAIAEKYDLKVPHIHADSALGGFFAFFNEYDVLENPLQFSDGVLRMLKEIKAKFQHLSLADSMCFDFQKLGQTPYTSSLFLVKNAADLKRLDLEEQETPYVGHRGYGEYHTGYTLECSRMGSSISMLSVLLTFGIEGYQRLLGQFLEVNLAFREALSQEIPQAEVVNDDNVGMATLFRIYLDGSPRFQEEMTGLATSTEIERNNALNKMLFEKLGEKRDEMFFGDTTKFLLVHSKEGQDFYLSVSKFFVISPYTLPEHIPHIVSYLKGVIASVCRQFENVHV from the coding sequence ATGACTGTACGAGCAGAGAACCTCGTTCAGAACTGGTTTCCGAGTGAGGACGGAAATGCAGCAGAGCGTAAAGAATTTGTCAAATTGATGGAGCAGATCATTTCAGGGGTCGATGACCTGAAGGATCCAGACCGTGCACACCTTAAAGGTGAAAAAAATCGTGGAGAGGATTTTTACCAAAAGCTCACTGAAACAAGTCAAATTCCGATGAACGGCCAGCAAGCGGAACGTGTGAATGAAGAATTACTGAAACTTTTACATAACCATCCATACCACACCAAGTATTTCTTCACGAACATTTTGCCAATGGCAAGTACACCAGGCATTTTAGGCATGCTGACGGCTATGCTGGTAAACGGAAACAACCTATGGGATGTTTATGGACCAGCAGGTGCGGAAGCTGAGGTCAGAGTGGTCTCGATGATGTCTAAGCTCATCGGATATGATTCAAATGTGAGCGGGGGATACACAACATGGGGAGGTCAGGGAGCGATTTTTTCAGGACTTCGCTTAGCGATTGCAAAAACTGCGCCGGAGTCACTGCGAAAAGGAGTTCCGCAAAATCTTTATGCGTTTTGTTCTGATGCTGCACATTACAGTTTATTCAAATCAATGGAAGCATCAGGACTTGGCACAAACAACTTAATTAGAATTAAGACGAATAAAGATCATTCAATGGATATGGAAGATTTGCGTTGTCAAATGGAACGTGTTGCACAAAAAGGCGGAATTCCCGTTTATATTGTGGCAACAACTGGAACAACAGATGCCATTGCAATTGATGATGTAAAAGGGGTACGTGAAACAGCAGAAGCGATTGCTGAAAAGTATGATCTGAAGGTGCCGCATATTCATGCAGATTCGGCGCTTGGTGGATTTTTTGCTTTCTTTAATGAGTATGATGTATTAGAAAACCCGCTGCAATTCTCAGATGGTGTTCTTCGTATGCTAAAAGAAATCAAAGCGAAATTCCAGCATCTTTCTCTTGCTGATTCAATGTGCTTTGATTTTCAAAAGCTCGGGCAAACACCTTACACATCCAGTTTATTCTTAGTGAAAAACGCTGCTGACTTAAAGCGTTTGGACCTGGAGGAACAAGAGACACCATATGTTGGCCATAGAGGTTACGGGGAATACCATACGGGTTATACACTGGAATGCTCAAGAATGGGAAGCTCGATCAGCATGCTGAGTGTGCTGTTAACGTTTGGGATTGAAGGTTATCAGCGCTTGCTCGGTCAATTCTTAGAAGTAAACCTTGCCTTTAGAGAGGCACTTAGTCAAGAAATTCCGCAAGCAGAAGTCGTGAATGATGACAACGTAGGAATGGCTACATTATTTAGAATTTACCTAGATGGCTCACCGCGTTTTCAAGAAGAGATGACTGGCCTAGCGACTTCAACAGAAATTGAGCGGAACAATGCATTGAACAAAATGCTGTTTGAAAAGCTTGGAGAGAAAAGAGACGAGATGTTCTTTGGCGATACAACGAAGTTTTTACTTGTACACTCGAAAGAAGGTCAAGATTTCTATCTAAGTGTTAGTAAGTTTTTTGTCATCTCACCTTATACGTTACCAGAGCATATCCCTCATATCGTCTCTTATTTAAAAGGTGTGATTGCATCTGTTTGTAGACAATTTGAAAATGTACATGTTTAA
- a CDS encoding methyl-accepting chemotaxis protein has product MTKQRKFGGYKISSKIMSLVVVTLLATVALFVLTFYLVSKDLSSQLLKQFDYRLTTDIDTAKKEIDNIDGNVLSISGKDDPLYVKIKKKFTELQKDHTLENLYVLSNKGGKERIIVLTGEDNDFDQDYTFSDEMKQALSEDKMVKSDIYHDSFGTHKSVFLPIKDSGGELTGVLGIDLDASIVPATTKKLTIYMATASAIVLIGGLFFSFIMGKRIAKPARSLMESANRIADGDLTGVVEVESKDEIGQLAATFQKMQGRIKELISKISHSSSEVSKMSSQLRTVTNESSQSAQQVSEAMTNMSEGINDSVANITDCTTSVAEIDTQIEGVTKEVDEMKSVSSAVQEQSESGQKLVNHVLDHLNMLHEKMTNSKQAAEELQSHSTEIESVISIITDISAQTNLLALNASIEAARVGEEGKGFAVVADEVRKLAEQSADAAKTVSDLVIGTQENSKRVLESVEESSKAVEEGREQMEGTSQNFAVIYDGVSQFANRTNNLLASIKQVEQAYQTISTSIEQISVVSEEQAASSQEVAAATEQQSAGMQQISSAIEQLSDMSEDLAQMVSTFKVDNK; this is encoded by the coding sequence ATGACGAAACAAAGGAAATTTGGAGGGTACAAGATATCCTCTAAAATCATGTCACTCGTTGTCGTAACATTACTCGCAACCGTTGCATTATTCGTTCTAACCTTTTATCTAGTCAGCAAGGATTTATCATCCCAGTTGTTAAAGCAATTTGATTATCGTTTAACAACAGATATTGATACAGCAAAAAAAGAAATCGATAACATTGATGGAAACGTGCTCAGTATTAGCGGGAAGGATGATCCCCTTTATGTGAAGATCAAAAAGAAATTCACAGAGCTTCAAAAAGATCATACGCTAGAGAACTTATACGTGTTATCTAATAAAGGCGGTAAAGAAAGAATTATCGTATTAACTGGGGAAGACAATGATTTTGATCAGGATTATACATTCTCAGATGAGATGAAACAAGCTCTTTCTGAAGATAAAATGGTCAAAAGTGATATTTACCATGATTCATTTGGAACACATAAATCAGTCTTTTTGCCAATCAAAGATTCAGGCGGTGAACTGACAGGGGTTTTAGGAATTGACTTAGATGCGTCAATTGTTCCAGCCACAACGAAAAAGCTGACAATCTATATGGCAACGGCATCTGCTATTGTGCTCATCGGTGGATTGTTCTTCTCCTTCATCATGGGAAAAAGAATTGCGAAACCAGCACGCTCCTTGATGGAATCAGCGAATCGAATAGCTGATGGTGATTTAACTGGTGTGGTAGAGGTTGAAAGTAAAGACGAGATCGGCCAGCTTGCCGCAACCTTCCAAAAGATGCAGGGGCGGATCAAAGAGCTTATTTCGAAAATCTCACACTCATCTAGTGAAGTATCGAAAATGTCTTCACAGCTTCGCACGGTAACGAACGAATCGAGTCAAAGTGCGCAGCAAGTGTCAGAAGCGATGACGAATATGAGTGAAGGAATCAATGATTCTGTCGCAAATATTACGGATTGTACGACATCTGTTGCAGAAATTGATACTCAAATCGAAGGCGTCACAAAAGAAGTGGATGAAATGAAATCTGTTTCATCTGCCGTACAAGAGCAGTCAGAATCTGGTCAAAAATTAGTGAATCATGTGCTTGATCATCTGAATATGCTACATGAAAAGATGACCAACTCAAAGCAGGCAGCAGAAGAATTACAATCCCATTCAACGGAGATTGAAAGTGTCATCTCGATTATTACGGACATTTCAGCGCAAACGAATCTGCTTGCACTGAATGCTTCCATTGAAGCGGCACGTGTTGGGGAAGAAGGAAAAGGGTTTGCTGTTGTGGCAGATGAGGTGCGTAAGTTAGCTGAGCAATCAGCGGATGCGGCTAAAACCGTTTCAGACCTCGTCATTGGCACACAGGAAAACAGCAAGCGTGTTCTTGAAAGCGTTGAGGAAAGCAGTAAAGCAGTAGAAGAGGGACGTGAGCAAATGGAAGGCACGTCACAGAACTTCGCTGTGATTTACGACGGCGTATCTCAGTTTGCAAACAGAACGAACAATTTGCTTGCCTCCATAAAACAAGTAGAGCAAGCATATCAAACGATTTCGACATCGATTGAACAAATTTCAGTTGTATCGGAAGAACAAGCAGCCAGCTCACAAGAAGTGGCGGCAGCAACAGAACAGCAAAGTGCTGGTATGCAGCAAATTTCAAGTGCGATTGAACAGCTCTCTGACATGTCAGAGGACTTAGCACAAATGGTCTCAACTTTTAAAGTCGACAATAAATAA